The Salvia splendens isolate huo1 chromosome 21, SspV2, whole genome shotgun sequence genome includes a window with the following:
- the LOC121784700 gene encoding golgin subfamily B member 1-like isoform X2, whose protein sequence is MDNNKSRDDLLAAGRKKLQQFRKKKDNKGNNSKPSGKGGKSGRDRKADTVSEAAVTEQNVPDGVLSKHDASVTVDFSESSSGVVAEASDTATGISEHDVTGGTSNDTAVEQQNDADGERFKHDAEDTTALPDSVSRVDTVACLLDAAGFPSEGSGMDNTSNGNDVYIKASLEDGSSSLVLEDTSINIPAMVLEEMSEDSSLRLPTDFSSGLEREHVEEQVKGAMQEVGCSFSSGNQMDYHMANLLDGDSIPPSNDITESITDSREVNSGNTFDEENISATTQLNKIDSASLAVSVTNYAGEGEEAHGHSFGTSPLTESSLASTIRSATMGQERDGTSFGSNDEKAEAVSVSDTEGTQASSGFVEVERSYEVENRDTANVLACKHVDLSSILNGSLVKLSQLAEILQLLDQDEFRYIFASRESSVEKPRNADETTAKEIVQCRNELQEVVSEKVELENQLQLSRAEAEVFADKVNELQHKLEMKQGEMSTIFSELVDCRNLVKALQSENVNLNESFEVMTEEKNKLSQESRNFLLENEKITEELYQHKVSLESLQNLIHDDRKRLEQENSGMISENGKLLADLAVCQDTVEVLRLENKNINKILASLSEERKNLEEEKVSMYHQFGRMSEELINCKELILTLQTEIITLNERITSICNEKSKLEEEQKTIFREYEKQYHELVEFKVLEAVLQAECCKAVNDLKEARTSIKHHTIENKSLCADLEFLKFKIKEFDCEKISSQFDEVASQALKNDSGALHEHKSYQSSGEQTKLDIYNDSFGFLSLKRNLEEAGVLVQKLEREIDRMHLDSSSLSRSMDVSPGVSQLSHTFEPKGYTYKDDQDSDISPSSEGRTTEDSCVRTKMFAQNLKILLKELENDAEDASEFFRGMQSKLLSNASRTELSKYYTTLKEHNDQVQEANIELMVVYEAMRELIHHVIAKENELLGLCDTTQKQEAVLKSENHHLQEKVNAFQAHINELQVHLEGHCRDSDEMAASISNQLQVLQSEVADRELILQEEQSSVSAQILQTVGLLDSTTKNISGNPFPSGNSNPDIVGCVAASVDGACKVIGGLHGQLEAAQKDFHEMEHKTNVALSILHRLYSELVRTLFGYYPDAADEVVADDKKLDLLHPNFFDDLLDQLKNLYSEKLELESANKQLSSQMTDTARETDELQNLCLKSDTVLKLIGEIEQSVKLERPAMCEDEPALLLESLIHLLVQKCRETGQDSSLCVSLEMQLHDLQGEVECLNLSLMEYGNENLVFKHSLKSAQEIIIALNSKVNEKVAELELSEQRISSLREKLGIAVTKGKGLISQRESLKQSLAEMSKELKKCSQELLSKDERLHELETNVKVYSEAGERMEALESELSYIRNSATALRESFLLKDSVLLRIEEILNDLELPENFHSKDIIEKIDWLAKIVGSHSLPLGEWDHRSSAEGGSYSDAGFGGSDGLKEDMQPIPTSAEDLRRRYEELQNRFYGLAEQNEMLEQSLMERNNLVQRWEEILDRVDMPSHLRSVESDDKIQWLGNALSEAQNHSYSLQQKIDNLETFCGSLSADVEDSKRRAAELETAFHQACAEKEILAKDLEMLRQDSDESIKRIADFSLRNENLQNESSLLQAQKLHLEEYKDRIEGAIRRLKEIVNDALQDSCPEDVELDREGVEYFEEMLRKLVEKHKTLLSEKLVSVDSTDVHATGKGELSNTSRDFEEPDVSTLSKKLDECMGELMSLKEEKDRYMQTNQSLVCELEGLEVKKKELEELLNQEERKSASLREKLNVAVRKGKSLVQQRDVMKQSIEELNAEVERLKSETKDTEKTISEYEEQIKNLFAARDRIQEAESENSFLRDRMAETERYMQEKERSWSSILNALGEINVGIEFHSVNPVERIKEIGKLVHDLHGQMDSLEQESRKSKRAAELLLAELNEVQERNDGLQDELAKVVNELSEVSREKDLAENAKHEAIAHFEKLSYLQSEEKERQMSEITVLKSGVDNMKNDLSSIDRDLGDVLSKDLEVLYNVKATMKSFFDFDGFPALGALFPASLPGGTLSAKSENKVFMTHIDSIRERIHDHSRLLQEESFQLSEIIMSVRREYASEKEFYESVKRDADHLQSIDKEKESRLHILQGNISLLFESCASAISRLENWEEHMVENSLASRSPLRNLNSQNQIAVNISIGDARIFNEEIVRSMCDKLSLVVGDSISMHTNELAKVMEVGQSEMKSTIMNLQNELQEKDIQREKVCKELVDQIKEAETTAKNHLLDLQQARIELDDTRRQLDAMGEEHKLLEHRLKELQVNETNATDLQLKVNSLTDELAAKVQECEALMHALDEEETEMENLANKIAGFENELHQRNKDLENLEASRAKALKKLSVTVSKFDEVHYLSENLLSEVEKLQSQLQDKEGEISFLRQEVTRCTNDALAVTQMNKKSSDEIRELLAWLDSSISHLLVNDVTIDYSNHLVEECKEVLQKKILNLISELENLRVTTQNRDILLQEERAKVDELTQKEQHLKNSLREMESQIVMLQGAGDSDKATMSSSEIVEVEPKANKWTSSGTIATQVRSLRKPNNDQVAVAIDMDDSSQGLEDDDDDKAHGFKSLTTSKIVPRFTRPVSNLVDGLWMSCDRALMRQPALRLGLILYWAVLHAMLATLVV, encoded by the exons ATGGATAATAACAAGAGTCGAGACGATCTGCTCGCTGCCGGACGGAAAAAG CTTCAACAGTTCAGGAAGAAGAAGGATAATAAAGGAAATAATAGCAAGCCATCGGGCAAAGGTGGTAAATCTGGGCGTGATAGGAAGGCAGACACAGTTTCTGAAGCAGCTGTGACAGAGCAAAATGTTCCAGATGGAGTATTATCCAAGCATGATGCAAGTGTAACTGTTGATTTTTCAGAGTCAAGTTCTGGTGTGGTTGCAGAGGCAAGTGATACAGCTACTGGTATTTCCGAGCATGATGTAACAGGAGGCACTTCCAATGACACAGCAGTAGAGCAGCAAAATGATGCAGATGGAGAGAGATTCAAGCATGATGCAGAAGATACTACTGCTTTACCAGACTCAGTTTCTAGAGTGGATACAGTAGCATGTCTATTGGATGCTGCTGGATTTCCATCAGAGGGATCGGGAATGGATAACACTAGTAATGGAAATGATGTATATATTAAGGCTTCCCTGGAGGATGGATCATCTTCTCTGGTTCTTGAGGATACATCCATTAATATTCCAGCAATGGTTTTAGAAGAGATGTCAGAAGATTCCAGTTTACGTTTGCCCACTGATTTTTCTTCTGGACTGGAGAGGGAGCATGTGGAAGAGCAGGTAAAAG GGGCAATGCAGGAAGTTGGCTGCTCCTTTTCCAGTGGAAATCAAATGGACTACCACATGGCGAATTTGCTTGATGGAGATAGTATTCCTCCTTCAAATGATATAACGGAGTCTATTACAGACAGTAGGGAAGTTAATTCAGGGAATACTTTTGATGAGGAGAATATCTCCGCCACCACACAACTCAACAAGATTGACAGTGCATCATTGGCTGTTTCTGTTACCAATTATGCTGGAGAAGGTGAAGAGGCACATGGACATTCTTTTGGCACTTCTCCTTTAACTGAGTCCTCACTGGCGTCGACCATAAGATCTGCAACAATGGGTCAAGAGAGAGATGGTACGTCATTTGGTTCAAATGATGAGAAAGCAGAGGCAGTTAGTGTCTCAGATACAGAAGGTACTCAAGCAAGCTCTGGATTTGTTGAGGTAGAAAGATCTTATGAGGTTGAAAATAGAGATACTGCAAATGTGTTAGCATGTAAACACGTAGACTTGTCATCGATTTTGAATGGAAGTCTAGTCAAACTTTCCCAGCTTGCAGAAATTTTACAGCTACTCGATCAAGATGAATTCAGGTACATATTCGCGTCAAGAGAATCATCAGTTGAGAAACCTCGAAATGCAGATGAAACAACTGCCAAAGAAATTGTGCAGTGCAGAAATGAGCTTCAGGAGGTTGTATCAGAGAAGGTAGAGCTCGAGAATCAGCTTCAGTTATCAAGAGCTGAGGCTGAAGTTTTTGCTGATAAAGTTAATGAATTGCAGCATAAACTAGAAATGAAACAAGGAGAAATGTCAACCATATTTTCTGAGCTAGTTGACTGCAGGAATTTGGTAAAAGCCTTGCAATCTGAAAATGTGAACTTGAATGAAAGTTTCGAAGTGATGACTGAGGAGAAAAACAAACTTTCACAGGAGAGTAGGAACTTTTTGCTCGAAAATGAAAAAATCACCGAGGAATTATATCAGCACAAAGTTTCTTTAGAGTCACTCCAGAATTTGATACATGATGACAGGAAAAGACTCGAGCAGGAAAATAGTGGCATGATCAGTGAGAATGGCAAATTACTTGCTGATTTGGCAGTGTGTCAGGATACAGTGGAAGTTCTTAGGTtggaaaacaaaaacataaataagaTTTTGGCATCTTTatcagaagaaagaaaaaatctcGAAGAGGAAAAAGTATCAATGTACCATCAGTTTGGAAGAATGTCAGAAGAATTAATTAACTGCAAAGAATTGATTCTAACTCTTCAAACAGAGATCATCACTCTAAATGAGCGCATCACATCCATATGTAATGAGAAGAGCAAGCTTGAAGAAGAGCAGAAGACAATTTTCAGGGAGTATGAAAAGCAATATCATGAGTTGGTGGAGTTCAAAGTTCTGGAAGCAGTTTTGCAAGCGGAATGTTGTAAGGCAGTGAATGATCTAAAAGAAGCCAGAACTTCCATTAAGCATCATACTATAGAAAACAAATCCCTCTGCGCTGATTTAGAGTTTCTcaagtttaaaataaaagaattcgACTGTGAGAAAATCTCATCTCAGTTTGATGAAGTTGCAAGTCAAGCTCTTAAGAATGATAGTGGTGCGTTACATGAGCACAAATCTTATCAGTCATCTGGGGAACAGACGAAATTGGATATTTACAATGACTCATTTGGATTTCTATCACTAAAAAGGAACTTGGAGGAAGCAGGAGTTCTAGTGCAAAAACTTGAGAGGGAAATTGACAGAATGCACTTAGATTCATCTTCTTTGAGTAGATCGATGGATGTTTCCCCTGGAGTGTCTCAATTGAGTCATACTTTTGAGCCAAAAGGTTACACATATAAGGATGACCAAGATTCAGACATATCCCCTTCATCAGAAGGTCGCACAACTGAAGATTCATGCGTTAGAACAAAAATGTTTGCACAAAATCTCAAAATATTGCTCAAAGAGTTAGAAAATGATGCAGAGGATGCCAGTGAATTCTTTAGAGGTATGCAGAGTAAACTGCTGTCTAATGCCTCTAGAACAGAATTGAGCAAGTATTATACTACATTGAAAGAGCACAATGATCAAGTACAAGAAGCAAACATAGAGCTTATGGTTGTCTACGAGGCTATGAGAGAGCTTATCCATCATGTTATTGCAAAAGAGAATGAACTTCTTGGTCTATGTGATACCACGCAGAAGCAAGAAGCAGTTCTAAAATCAGAGAACCATCATCTTCAAGAGAAGGTGAATGCTTTTCAAGCTCATATTAATGAGCTGCAGGTTCATTTGGAGGGACACTGTAGAGACTCAGATGAGATGGCTGCTTCAATTTCCAATCAACTGCAAGTACTCCAGTCAGAAGTGGCTGACAGAGAATTGATTCTTCAAGAAGAACAGAGTTCTGTTTCAGCTCAGATTCTTCAGACTGTTGGCCTGCTGGATTCGACGACAAAGAATATTTCTGGCAACCCATTTCCTAGTGGAAATAGCAACCCTGATATTGTTGGCTGTGTTGCTGCTTCTGTTGATGGTGCCTGCAAAGTGATTGGGGGTTTGCATGGTCAACTCGAGGCTGCGCAAAAGGATTTTCACGAAATGGAACACAAAACTAATGTGGCTCTGAGCATTTTGCATCGACTTTACAGTGAACTTGTGAGGACATTATTTGGGTATTACCCAGATGCAGCAGATGAAGTCGTAGCTGATGATAAAAAGCTGGATCTTTTACATCCTAATTTTTTTGATGACCTGTTGGACCAATTGAAAAATCTTTATAGTGAGAAGTTGGAGCTCGAGTCTGCAAATAAACAACTCAGTTCACAGATGACTGACACAGCAAGGGAGACTGACGAACTGCAAAACTTATGTCTGAAATCAGATACAGTTCTCAAGTTAATTGGCGAGATCGAACAATCAGTAAAGTTGGAGAGGCCAGCTATGTGTGAGGATGAACCTGCCTTACTCCTGGAGTCTCTGATTCATTTGCTCGTACAGAAATGCAGAGAAACTGGTCAGGACTCAAGCTTATGTGTATCTCTAGAAATGCAATTACATGATTTGCAGGGTGAAGTGGAATGCTTGAACTTATCTCTTATGGAATATGGAAATGAGAACCTGGTTTTTAAGCACAGTCTGAAGAGTGCTCAAGAGATTATTATTGCTCTCAATTCTAAAGTAAATGAGAAAGTTGCTGAGCTAGAACTGTCTGAGCAGCGAATATCATCCCTCAGAGAGAAGTTAGGTATAGCAGTTACAAAGGGGAAAGGCCTTATTTCGCAACGGGAGAGTCTCAAGCAATCGTTGGCTGAAATGTCCAAGGAACTGAAGAAATGTTCCCAAGAATTACTTTCTAAAGATGAGAGGCTTCATGAACTCGAAACAAATGTAAAAGTCTACTCTGAGGCAGGTGAGCGCATGGAAGCCCTGGAATCTGAGCTCTCATACATTCGCAACTCAGCTACTGCACTAAGAGAGTCATTTCTGCTTAAGGATTCTGTCTTACTGAGAATAGAAGAGATTCTAAACGATTTAGAGCTTCCAGAGAACTTCCACTCCAAAGATATAATTGAAAAGATTGACTGGTTAGCAAAAATAGTTGGAAGTCACTCCTTGCCTCTTGGTGAATGGGATCACAGAAGCTCAGCTGAGGGAGGTTCATATTCTGATGCTGGATTTGGGGGTTCAGATGGCTTGAAAGAAGATATGCAGCCAATCCCTACTTCTGCTGAGGACTTAAGGAGAAGATATGAAGAACTACAAAACAGATTTTACGGGTTAGCTGAGCAAAATGAGATGCTTGAACAGTCACTAATGGAAAGGAACAACCTTGTGCAGCGATGGGAAGAGATTTTGGACAGAGTTGATATGCCATCTCATCTGCGATCTGTGGAGTCTGATGATAAGATTCAGTGGTTGGGAAATGCTCTATCAGAGGCACAAAACCACTCTTATTCTCTCCAGCAGAAGATTGATAACTTGGAGACCTTTTGTGGATCCCTCAGTGCTGATGTGGAAGATTCAAAAAGAAGAGCAGCTGAGCTTGAGACAGCCTTCCATCAGGCTTGTGCAGAAAAAGAAATCCTAGCAAAGGACTTGGAGATGCTGAGACAAGATAGTGATGAAAGCATAAAAAGAATAGCTGATTTTTCTCTTAGAAATGAGAATCTCCAAAATGAATCAAGTTTGTTACAAGCACAGAAACTTCACTTGGAGGAATATAAGGATCGTATTGAGGGTGCAATTAGAAGACTAAAGGAAATAGTTAATGATGCTCTTCAGGATTCTTGTCCTGAAGATGTGGAACTTGATCGGGAGGGGGTTGAATATTTCGAAGAAATGTTAAGGAAACTTGTAGAGAAACATAAGACACTATTATCTGAGAAGCTTGTTAGTGTAGATTCAACTGATGTGCATGCCACTGGAAAGGGGGAGCTGTCAAACACATCCAGAGATTTTGAAGAGCCAGATGTCTCGACTCTGAGCAAAAAACTAGATGAATGTATGGGTGAACTAATGAGCTTGAAGGAGGAGAAAGATAGATACATGCAGACCAATCAATCCCTAGTCTGTGAGTTAGAGGGGCTGgaagtaaaaaagaaagaattggaAGAACTACTTAATCAGGAAGAGCGTAAATCAGCTTCTTTGAGAGAGAAGCTTAATGTTGCTGTTAGGAAAGGGAAGTCCTTGGTGCAACAGCGAGATGTCATGAAGCAATCAATCGAAGAACTAAATGCTGAGGTTGAGCGCCTCAAGTCTGAGACCAAGGACACTGAAAAAACTATTTCTGAATATGAGGAACAGATCAAGAACTTGTTTGCTGCCCGTGACAGGATACAAGAAGCGGAATCTGAAAATAGTTTCCTCAGGGATCGCATGGCAGAAACTGAACGCTATATGCAGGAGAAAGAGCGTAGCTGGAGCAGTATTTTGAATGCTTTGGGTGAAATAAATGTTGGTATTGAATTTCATTCTGTAAATCCAGTTGAGAGGATAAAGGAAATAGGCAAGCTTGTGCATGATCTACATGGTCAAATGGATTCCCTTGAACAGGAATCAAGAAAATCTAAAAGAGCAGCTGAACTGCTACTTGCTGAGCTGAATGAAGTTCAGGAAAGAAATGATGGCCTTCAAGATGAGCTAGCAAAAGTTGTTAATGAACTTTCAGAAGTTTCCAGGGAAAAAGATCTAGCTGAAAATGCAAAACATGAAGCTATTGCACATTTCGAAAAGCTATCTTACTTACAATCAGAAGAAAAGGAGAGGCAGATGTCTGAAATTACGGTTTTAAAATCTGGTGTGGACAACATGAAAAATGATCTTTCTTCAATTGACAGAGATCTGGGGGATGTTCTATCTAAAGATTTGGAAGTTCTGTACAACGTGAAGGCTACTATGAAATCattttttgattttgatggCTTTCCTGCTCTGGGTGCTCTATTTCCTGCTAGCTTACCTGGGGGCACATTGTCAGCAAAATCAGAGAACAAG GTTTTTATGACCCATATTGATTCTATCCGGGAGAGAATTCATGATCATTCACGTTTATTACAAGAAGAATCATTTCAGTTATCTGAAATCATCATGAGTGTCCGTAGAGAATATGCTTCTGAGAAGGAGTTCTATGAATCTGTAAAGAGAGATGCTGATCATTTGCAATCAATTGACAAAGAGAAGGAGTCAAGATTGCATATCTTGCAAGGGAATATTTCATTGTTGTTTGAAAGCTGTGCTAGTGCAATTTCAAGACTTGAAAATTGGGAGGAACATATGGTTGAAAATTCATTGGCATCTAGATCTCCACTGAGGAACTTGAATTCTCAAAATCAAATTGCAGTAAATATTTCCATTGGCGATGCTCGTATCTTCAATGAGGAAATAGTTAGGAGCATGTGTGACAAACTATCACTGGTTGTGGGGGATTCCATAAGCATGCATACTAATGAGTTGGCCAAAGTGATGGAAGTTGGGCAGAGTGAGATGAAGAGTACCATAATGAATTTACAGAATGAACTTCAAGAGAAGGACATCCAGAGAGAGAAAGTTTGCAAGGAACTTGTTGATCAGATAAAGGAAGCCGAAACTACTGCAAAGAATCATCTACTTGACCTTCAGCAAGCAAGGATAGAGCTAGATGATACACGGAGACAGTTGGATGCAATGGGTGAGGAGCATAAGTTGTTGGAACACAGATTGAAAGAACTCCAAGTTAATGAAACTAATGCAACAGATTTGCAGCTGAAAGTTAACTCACTGACAGATGAATTAGCTGCAAAAGTACAAG AATGTGAGGCGCTGATGCACGCCCTTGATGAAGAGGAGACGGAAATGGAAAACCTTGCAAACAAGATTGCGGGGTTTGAAAATGAGTTGCATCAAAGGAACAAAGACTTGGAGAACCTTGAAGCTTCCCGTGCTAAAGCTTTAAAGAAGCTTTCTGTTACCGTGAGCAAGTTTGATGAAGTTCATTATCTCTCTGAAAATCTCCTATCTGAGGTTGAGAAACTCCAATCCCAGCTGCAAGATAAAGAGGGAGAGATTTCTTTTCTTAGGCAAGAGGTTACTAGGTGCACTAATGATGCACTGGCTGTTACACAAATGAACAAGAAGAGTTCTGATGAGATTCGGGAGTTGCTTGCTTGGCTTGATTCCTCGATATCTCATTTACTGGTCAATGATGTGACTATTGATTATTCGAATCATTTGGTCGAGGAATGTAAAGAGGTATTACAGAAGAAAATTTTAAACTTGATATCTGAATTGGAGAATCTTCGTGTGACGACCCAGAACAGAGATATACTGTTGCAAGAAGAGAGAGCTAAAGTGGATGAACTAACACAGAAAGAACAGCATCTGAAGAACTCATTGCGTGAAATGGAATCTCAAATAGTTATGCTTCAAGGTGCTGGAGATTCTGATAAAGCTACAATGTCTTCTTCAGAGATTGTGGAGGTTGAGCCTAAG GCAAACAAATGGACGTCTAGTGGGACCATTGCTACGCAAGTTCGCAGTTTGCGGAAACCAAATAatgatcaagttgctgttgcAATAGATATGGATGACAGTAGTCAGGGgctggaggatgatgatgacgatAAAG CTCATGGCTTTAAGTCGCTGACCACATCAAAAATTGTCCCGAGATTTACAAGACCTGTCTCAAACTTGGTTGATGGATTATG GATGTCCTGTGACCGAGCCCTAATGCGACAACCTGCTTTACGTCTTGGTCTAATCCTGTATTGGGCTGTGTTGCATGCCATGCTTGCTACTTTAGTAGTCTGA